From a single Arachis hypogaea cultivar Tifrunner chromosome 3, arahy.Tifrunner.gnm2.J5K5, whole genome shotgun sequence genomic region:
- the LOC112734540 gene encoding tetrahydroberberine oxidase-like — MKHSSPYLTVVVIGLLFALAYSTSHTHDHEHFLQCLQLQNSTSISEVVYTPSNSSYSSILQFSIQNRRFLSKTTPKPLVIVTPLHASHVQATIICSQLHGLQIRTRSGGHDLEGLSYISQVPFVIIDFMKYRNIQVDVEKRTAWAQAGATIGELYYSISKKSKTLAFPAGICPSVGVGGHFSGGGYGYLMRKYGLAADNIIDAHMVDVKGRFLDRETMSEDLFWAIRGGGGASFGVILAWKVKLVPVPPTVTVFRVERTLEQNATMLVMKWQNVAIKLHKDLTIRLVLTTKAKFEALFLGGKDKLIPLMQERFPELGLVKEDCTEMSWIESTVYMAGSSSKSLQVLLQRTPSPPQSYKGKSDFLKHPIPESGLEGIWQLFKENGDKDALMELVPYGGIMDEIPQSELPYPHRSGNLCLVGYLVPLHQEDGDEVAQRHIDWTRKLYSYMEPFVSKSPRKAYINYRDLDIGVNNIHGYTSYEQASIWGHKYFNNNFKRLALVKTKVDPLNFFRYEQSIPTLLFKA; from the coding sequence ATGAAGCACTCAAGTCCATATTTGACTGTTGTTGTAATTGGTCTTTTATTTGCATTAGCATATTCTACATCTCATACTCATGATCATGAACATTTCCTTCAGTGTCTTCAACTTCAGAACTCCACCTCAATCTCTGAGGTTGTTTACACCCCTTCCAATTCCTCTTACTCCTCTATACTGCAGTTTTCCATTCAAAACCGTAGATTCTTATCCAAAACAACTCCCAAACCCCTAGTCATTGTGACTCCCCTCCATGCTTCCCATGTTCAAGCCACCATAATCTGTTCCCAACTCCATGGCTTGCAGATTCGAACTCGAAGCGGTGGCCATGACCTTGAGGGACTCTCCTATATTTCACAAGTTCcatttgttatcattgatttcATGAAGTACAGAAATATCCAAGTGGATGTAGAAAAAAGAACTGCATGGGCTCAAGCTGGGGCAACTATAGGTGAACTTTACTATAGCATCAGCAAGAAAAGCAAAACTCTGGCTTTTCCAGCAGGTATATGCCCCTCTGTTGGAGTTGGAGGGCACTTCAGTGGTGGTGGCTATGGATACTTGATGCGTAAATATGGCCTTGCTGCTGATAATATAATTGATGCTCACATGGTTGATGTGAAGGGTAGGTTTCTTGACAGAGAAACAATGAGTGAGGATCTTTTCTGGGCCATTAGAGGTGGTGGTGGAGCAAGCTTTGGAGTCATCCTAGCATGGAAGGTCAAACTAGTTCCAGTTCCACCAACTGTGACAGTTTTCAGAGTTGAAAGGACGTTGGAGCAAAATGCAACTATGCTCGTTATGAAGTGGCAGAATGTGGCAATTAAACTTCATAAGGACCTAACCATCAGGCTCGTATTAACGACAAAAGCCAAATTCGAAGCCCTGTTTCTTGGTGGTAAGGATAAACTCATTCCATTGATGCAAGAACGCTTCCCTGAATTGGGTTTGGTCAAGGAAGATTGTACTGAGATGAGTTGGATAGAGTCAACGGTTTACATGGCTGGATCAAGTAGTAAATCCCTTCAAGTTTTGCTGCAAAGAACTCCAAGCCCGCCACAAAGTTACAAAGGGAAATCTGACTTTCTTAAACACCCCATTCCTGAAAGTGGTTTAGAAGGAATATGGCAACTATTTAAGGAGAACGGGGACAAAGATGCACTCATGGAACTAGTTCCTTATGGGGGAATAATGGATGAGATTCCTCAGTCCGAACTTCCATATCCACATAGATCCGGAaacttgtgccttgttggttacCTAGTTCCCTTGCACCAAGAAGACGGAGATGAAGTAGCACAAAGGCACATCGATTGGACGAGGAAGCTTTATAGTTATATGGAACCTTTTGTGTCAAAGTCTCCTAGAAAAGCATATATCAACTATAGAGACCTTGACATTGGGGTGAATAACATTCATGGCTACACATCGTATGAGCAAGCTAGCATTTGGGGTCACAAGtatttcaacaataatttcaaAAGGTTGGCACTTGTCAAGACTAAGGTTGATCCTCTTAACTTCTTTCGGTACGAACAAAGTATACCTACTCTCCTGTTTAAGGCCTAA